The sequence CTGGCTTCCTGAAGCACATTGTTTGACAGCCCAAGGCTGGGCTCTGTGAGACAACCAGCAGCAAAAACAGCAAATCTAAAGGGAAATGTTAAAGCATGTTGAAACAATCGAAAATGGACACACAATACACCAAAACATATGAGGTGCTGAAAAAGAAGTTctgagaaggaaatttatagcaataaattcatatatatagaaaatagaaacatttcaATTATCCAATGTAACTTTATACTTGAAGGAATTGAATAAGACAAACAAGCGAAGTCCAGGGTTCATggaaggaaacaacaaaaatcagagagaaaataaatgaaaaacaataaaatagtcCAAAGAATTAAGCGTTGGTTttgccaaaagaaaaagacaattgtCAAAGCTTTAGGGAGACTAacttggaaaaaaagagagaacactcaaataaataaaaccagaaatggaagaggagacattacaattgatactacagaaatacataggatCATAATATGttactataaacaattatatgtcaacaaattagatGACATAAGAAATGGacaattcctagaaacacacaatctGCCAAGATTgaatcagaaagaaatggaaaatctgaacagaacaaCACAAGGAAGGACCTTGAATTGGTAATCCAAAATCTCCCAACACAGAAAATCTGCAGAACAGATAGCTTCACCGGTAAGTTCTACCAAACAATCAAAGATGACTTAAtccctatccttctcaaactcttccagaaacttgaagagaagggaaagcttCCTAACTGCTTCTATGAAGAAAACAACATACTGATACcgaagccagacaaggacaacactaaacaagaaaattataggccaacacGACTGGTGAACACccatgcaaaattcctcaacaaaatactagcgaATAGATTAcaatacgttaaaaggatcatatgccTTGTTCAAGAaggatttattccagaaatgcagggatgcttcaacatccacaaaaCAATCAATGTGGcacgccacattaacaaaatgaagaataaaaatcagatgattatctcaatagatgcagagaaagcatttgacaagatacagcatccatttgtgttaaaaactctgaataaaataggcatagaaggaaagtatctcaacacaATAGACGCTGTATATGGCCCACCCACAGCTAGTATCATTCTCATGGGATTAAAACTGAAGGCAATCCTTctagaaaaataaccaaataaggatgcccactttcaccactcttatttatcATAGTATtgtaagtcctagccagaacaatcaggcaagaaaaataaatgaaagttatACAAATAGGAAACAGAGAAGTGAAGCTGTCATtttttgtagatgacatgattttaggTATGGAAAACActaaggaatccaccaaaaaactttcagaaataataaatgaatatggtgaagttgcaggatacaaagtcaccATACAAAAATCCACCATAAAAAAAAAGTTGGGCTTCTATGCACTAACAACGAAGtcgcagaaagagaaattaagaatacgatCCCATTTAtaagggcaagaaaaagaataaaatacctaggaataaacttaaccaaagacatgaaagaaatgtatgctgaaaactataaaacgttgttaaaagaaattgaagaagacacaaagaaatggaaaactattccatgctcttcttttggaagaattaacataatgaaaatgcaaatacttcctaaagcaatctgcagattcaatgcaatacctatcaaagtcccaacaacgtttttcacagaaatagcagaaagaatcctaaaattcatatgggacaacaaaaagccctgaatagccaaaggaatcctgagatgaaagaacaatgctggaggtatcacactccttgatgtcaaaatatattacaaagctatattaATCTAAATTGTGTGGTACTGTCACAAAAGCAGcaacacagatcaagggaacagaatcaagaccccagaaataaacccacacatcaatggacagtgaatttttgacaagggagccaagaacatacaatgcagaatggaaagtctctttagtaaatggtgctgggaaaactgaacagccacatgcaaaagaatgaaagcagaccattatcttacaccataagTGAAAAGTAACTCAAAACGGTTTAAAGTCTtgtatgtaagacctgaaaccatgaaacctataggagaaaacacaggcagcaggCTCTTCGACATCGGTGGTAACAGCATATATTCAAGCACCATTTCTGaaggggcaagggaaacaatagaaaaacaaatgggactgcaacaaactaaaaaagcttctgcacagcagaggaaaccatcaacaaaatgaaaagacaaccaaacgcttgggagaagatattagcaaaccacatatctgataagtggttaatatccataaCATACAAATAATTCATACGTCTCAACAACACAAAAACtaaaaagccaattaaaagatgggcaaaagatctgaagatacatttctccaaagaagatacactgaTGGCCccaggcacatgaaaagttgttcaacatcgtTAactctcagggaaatgcaaatcaaaactacaatgagatattacctcactcccatcagaatgcctataattagcaagactggaaacaagtgttggagaggatgtagagagtaGACAGCTGTCATACACCACCGGTGTGagtgcacactggtgcagccactacgtaaaacagtatggagattcctcaaaaaattaagaacagaactactGTATGACCCTGCTGTTCCAATGCTGGGTATTAATCAAGAAcacgaaaacatgaatgcataaagatacatgcaccccctatgttcatcgcagaattattcacaataaccaagacttggaagcaacctacgtgcccatcaagggacgaatggataaagaggatgcagtgtatgtacacaatggaatactactctgccctcagaaatgatgaaatctggctacttgtgacaacatggatggaccgtgggggtattatgctaagtgaaataagccagaggggaatgtcaaatacagtatgatctcacacataagtagaagacaaaaaaacaccaaacaatcacatagagacagaggttggattggttctcaccagaggggaagggaggagggaggagggagaaaggggtgattagtcacGTGTGTGTcttgatggattgtaattagtctttgggtggtgaccatgatgtaatccacacagaaatcgaaatatgatgatgtacacctgaaatttatataatgttgtaaaccaatgtaaCCACAATCAacataaattaattgaaattagAAGTACTGCATGATCCagaaatcctacttctgggtGTATTTCCTATTTAACGAAATTATGATCTCAGAGAGATATCTGCCCtcctaagttcattgcagcattatgcacaataccCAATAtatgaaacaacctaaatgcccatctatggttgaatggataaagaagatgtggtggatATGTACAATGGAAagctattcatccttcaaaaagaaagaaattctgccatACGTGACAACATGAAtcaacctggaggacattatgccaagtgcaATAAGCAAGACAAAGACAAATTAAGCATACTTTCACTTACAAGTGTactctaaaatagtcaaacttatagaaacagtagaatggtggttgccaggggctgggaaaaAGGGGGATATGGAGAGATGCAAGTTTCACTTTTGcagatgaatgagttctggagatctaaagTACAGCCATGTGACTACAGTTAGCAAGGCTCTATTTTGTCATTGAAATTTGCTtaaagagtagatcttaattgTTGTCAccacacatgcaaaataatggTAGCTCCATAAGATGACAGATGTGGTATATAGcttgattatttcacaatatatactcatgtcaaaacatcacattgtacatcccgaaaaaaatgatatttatttgtcaattataccttgaTGAAGTTGAAGAAATTGTTTCATGTAATTACACCAAGGATATTGGAAGTTATTCCGTTTctaattttaagtatttattctcattattaatacatatttttgcAATGTTATTTGTGAGCAATTATTTATTACCATCTTCCCTTACAGAAGATAAGGTTCTAACTGCACTTTACCTGAACTCTGAGTActcatagatataaatatatgtgtgtatgttgtaTGTGCACATCTGTGTGtgggcacgtgtgtgtgcattgtgtgcgtgtgtgtttgtataatttttctttttttgtcatttttgccCTCACTGTTgcatctctctttctccattttgggTTCTTTGTTCTCCTAACTGAATCACACTGCTTAGCATGCCTTTCACTGAGTGGCAAAATAGCAAAATATCTAAGCACTTGAAGATCTGGAAATGCCTTCCTTCACTCTTGTTCTCTTTTTCAAGTTAGTTGGAAACATTTTCGTATTTCAAATAAAGTGTAGGATTCAACTACCAGGAGAGGAAACTCCATCTGATGGCCAAGGACCCATCTCCCCCAAACTCTTCTATTCTCTCAGGAAAACATGGCCCCACGTGGTGGGTTTAACCTGTGAGATTCAGGTCAGAGCCTCCTCCTGTTTAGGGACTTGCCCCTGCTCACCCTTTCTCCTTTgtcctttaaaaacaatttggCTCCATATACAATTCTCCACAGACTCCTAATTCCTGGAAAGTATTTCTCCCATCTCTTCTGGCGTCTCTTTTTCTATGGGGAAGTCTGGTCCCAAGAGTTTGTCATTCTATGGAtggttatttgcattttctctagGACATAATTTTAGGACTTTTGGTATTGCCCCGGGCAAGTTCTCTTCGATttttttgaggtgaaattcacataaaataaaattgaccatttaaaagtgtacaattcagtgtaagatatgtgtttttaatttacccttcaatttcttcatctaccaTGCAGAGCCAAAACAAAGATGTCATTTTTAATTGTATGCCTCATAGCACAGAGTCTTTCCTCATTTCTGTAAAAAGTTAACTCCTCATCTCATGAGCTCTTGATAGACGCcattctctcttctgtcctctGACGCTTACAATAGATATGACATTGGCCCTCCGCATTCTACTGCCCAGGAATCTTAAATTCCTTTTGTGGTCTGTCTGCACTGCATTCTgaaaaatttcctcattttttgttCTGGTTTTATAATTGGCCTTCAGATGTCTTGTCTTTCAGGGATGaaattttttcttgtcttcattCTACTGgagttttcatctctaaaatttcTAACTCATTAAAATAGTTGCCTATTCTATAAAAGTATTCCATATCTTTGCATCAGAAAatccatttctctctttatttttcagatatttaaacaCACTTAAAATTACTCTCATATTTTCCTATTGAATCTATTCCTTGCAGGCTGTAATCACCATTAATCAGTAGCTCGTTGACCATAGCATGTTCATCAAGATTGGGATGACCCTCAACTCTCCATTCTTGTCAGAAGGCTCTGCTCCCACACACCTGATCTTCCAGAGAAGGTTTTCCCAGGGCTGTCCTGGGGTTCAAGCTGACAATGGGGGACTGTTGCAGCTGTTCCTGCTTCAAGGTGTTCACTCTTCCAAACGTAGCACCTGCTGAGGGTTGTGCCCTCAGGGATGCTCCAATGGGCACCTCACACTCACATGTTGAGCAGACACCCATGGCTGACAACGCTGGATTCAATCTGTTTCAAGCCACACAGAGGAAGTTGCTTGGTGTTGACCATGGACTTGGGGCAGTTGGGACATATTCCAGTGCCTGCCTACAAACACAGGGGAGGGGAAGCACAGCTTTCAACCTTCACCTGGAGCCCTGATCCTTCCCTTCCTGTGAGGACCTGGAGGTCCTCTCTCCCTAGGACCCCTTGATGGTCCCAGGCACCAGTCGCCACTCACCTttgttctctgttctttcctGTGGTTCCCTCTCCATCTTGATaactttgtttatgtttttagaaGATATATGTGGCTAGATGTTTCAGAAACATTTTAAGTTACATTTATCAGTGTTAGGAACAGACAGGAGCTCTGGGGTGGGCACGGCAATCATCCACCTGATTGTGGAGTCCTACCTCACGATTCCTTCATGGCCCAACTCACTCTTGTCTTAACCTGACCTGGGAGTCTTTTATCCCTCCCATGAACCAGTAACATTGACTCAACAACCAATTTGATGAGGGGGTTTCATGACAACATATTgtcaatgaagaaaccaaggctcagagattGGAAATTAACTTCTAGTTCACATGCCCAGTGCATGTTgcatgaatatttaaataaaaatcacctttGTCCCCCAAATCATAGCACTAACCCACTCTTCGACCCCTGAAGCTAAGGATAGGACCCCAGGATGAGAAGGCGATTTTGATCAAGGGAACAAGGGTTTTGAGGAGGCAAGAATGACTCAGAGGTTTGTTTCCAGCAAGATGAGTGTGGACGTTtttggaagaaacaaaggaagaccATGAACTGAGCTGTGATAGAAAGAAAGCCCACACTCTGGGGCCAGAAAAGGAGTGATGTTTCCTCCCCTTATTTccctgtatttttcctttgtgctCATTGTCCCGATGACCTCGACCTGAACTGTACAGTTACATGTCGAGCGTGTGTCTCTGCTGATCTGAGCTCTGCAGTGCAGCAGGAAAGTGCATCTTCTCTGCAGCATCTCCAGGGCCTGGATGACCACTGTCCATGATGACGACCCACAGGGATGTGCTGATGGACAAGCTGAGGATGAAAGAGAACCCATGGAGGAGGATCTAACAAGGAATGACGTGCCCTAGGTCACCCTTACCTGGAAGGGGCATCTCAGGAAGACACTGGATCTATTTGCTGCAAAGACCTGTCCCTTAGTGAGATGAATCCAGATCAAGGAGAAAATGGGGGTCGGGGGAGAcactatttctatttaaaatgtctcCAGAGAGCCTGGTACAAACACAGCCCCAGCATTTGGGAGGGGtatttcctcttctcctgggGCTGCTGACATGACAACCCTGTGACTGTCTTTCCTTCCGGGTACCCAGGTCTCCTCCACCAGCACAGCCAGAGGAACCGGCAGAAGACATTATGTCCCCCAAGCTCACATTCCTGCTCTGCCTTGGTGAGAtttgaggagggggaggggaagcccTAGTCTGGGAGGGACCCCACCTCACAGCCAGGCCCTGATCTGTCAGCAGACCCCAGGAATCAGGAGACTTATGGGGAGAAGAGGTTTTGCTCAGGATTCAGGGGTAAATCTCTAACAGGAAACTCTCTTCCAGGGCTGAGTGTGGGACTGAGGACCTCAGGGCAGGCAGGTGAGTCTGTTCCCAGGTGTCCCAGATCCCAGCTTCTCACTGGGGACAAGGGACAACTACCGGGAACTGGGGAAGGAGAACAGCGGTTTGGGGCTGAGAGTTGTGGGGTGGCTGGAAGGGACTTGTGAGAGTCAGGGAACTGATGGTGGGGAATGTGTAGTGACCCAGCTTCTGATTTCCCTCCAGGGACCCTCCCTAAACCCACCATCTGGGCTGAGCCAGGCTCAGTGATCTCTTGGGGGAAGCCTGTGGCCATTTGTGGTCAGGGGACCCTGGAGGCCAAGGAGTATCTAGTGTATGGAGAGGGAAGCTCAGTGCCCTGGGACAGACAACAACCACTGAAGCCCAAGGCCAAGGTCAGGTTCTCCATCCCATACAGGGAGGAAGGACGTGCAGGGAGACATCGCTGTTACTATCTCAGCCCTACTGGCTGGTCAGTGACGCCCTGGAGCTGGTGCTGACAGATGAGAGCACACTCTGGGTCCCAGCCTCAGCTCAGGAAGGGGGTCTGTTCTCATGGGTTTGTTTCCTCTCACAGCCGAGCCCTGGGGGATATGAGGGAGCTGCAAGCCCCATTTAACacgctgcctcctcctctcctaggAATCTACAGAAAACCCTCCCTCTCAGCCCTGCCGAGCCCTGTGGTGACCTCAGGAGGGTTTGTGACCCTCCAGTGTATCTCATGGCAGGGATTTGACAGGTTCATTCTGACTAAGGAAGGAGAACACAGGCCCTCGTGGACTTTGGACTCACAGCGACGCCACAACGGGCAGTTCCAGGCCCTGTTTCCTGTGGGCCCTGTCACCCCAAGTTACAGGTGGACATTCAGATGCTGTGGCTGTTACAGGTATATCCACCAGCAGTGCTCAGAACCCAGTGATCCCGTGGAGCTCCTGGTTCCTGGTGAGCACGTCCTACCCTTGTCCCATCCATATTTTAAGGTGACAGACAAGGGTCTATACTCCCAGGAGAGCCCCAGACGAGAGGGTGGGGTGAGGGTAGCGGGCGTGTCACCTGGAGCAGAGACACAGAATGTGAGAGACAGTGAGACCTGGGGTCCAGGATGGAAAAGGGGATTTGTGGGAGGAATCAGCCCTTACAATCTACATGAGGTCTTTCTCTCAGGTGTGTCTGGGAAGCCCTCCCTCCTGAGCCAGCAGGGCTCTATCATGACCTTTGGACGGAACTTGACTCTCCAGTGTCTCTCTGACGTCGGCTATGACAGATTCGCTCTGTCCAAGGAGGGAGGACATAACCTCCCCCAGCGCCTCAGTGAACGGCCCCAGACTGGACGTTCTCAAGCTGATTTCCTCCTGGGCCGTGTGAGCTTGTCCCATGGGGGCCGGTACAGATGCTATGGTGGACACAAGTTCTCCTCCAAGTGGTCAACCCCCAGCGACCCCCTGGACATCCTGGTGGCAGGTGAGGAGCCAGTGGCTTCAGTCAGGGACCCAGACTCTGCACAGACCCTGCCAGGGGAACCCCACATGGTGATGCTGGAAAGAGGGATGTGGgttcccagggagggagggagacagagaggtggGATGGGCAGGGAGAGACTAAGAGCAAAGAGGCAGACAGAGATGAGTTTCCTCAGAGAGAGGCTTGGGGACTCTCAGTTCAGAAGAGGATACAGCCCCTCACCCGCCTTTCCTCTCTCTAGGAGTACTCCCTGACACACCCTCCCTCTCGGTGCAGCCAGGACCCACAGTAGCTGTAGGAGAGAACATGACCCTGCTGTGTCAGACACGGAGCCAGAGGGACATTTTATTTCTGTCCAAGGAGGGGACAATGGTTTCCCCCCTGCGTCTTAGATCAAAGTACCAAGCTCAGCAGTACCAGGCCCAATTCTCCATGAGTCCTGTGACCTCAGCACATGGGGGGACCTACAGGTGTTACAGCTCATTCAGCACCTCCCCTTACGAGTTGTCACACCCCAGTGACGCCCTGGAGCTCGTGGTCTCAGGTGAGAGGCACCGACTCTGTTCTGTCTGAGTCACTCAGCTCATGGCCTTGTCCCCGAGAGAAGTCTGGGGTGGGTTGGGAATGAGGGGGCCCCGAGGCAGGGTCATCCAGAGCGGGATCTGTCCCTCAAAGTATAGGAGGAAAACCGGGCCCTCCCATGCCTGCCCCTTTCCACGACACCATCACCAGAGTCCTCCaggtgggtggagggagagacTTGGGGACCACAGGGAAGATGAAGAATAATTGTGTGAGCAGAGACAGGGTGTCTGGGGGAAACTCTAGCCCGTCATCTCCTCTTGTCCTTTCTCCCAGGACCCTCTGGggaccccacctccccacccacaTGGCCCAACTTAACATCTGGTGAGTCACAGCGGCCTCTGTCCAGAGAGCTCACAGTTTCTCCAGGCCTGTCTGTCGAGACTCAGCTGACCTGACTCCTAGTCCCTCTCTCAGCACAGCTTGTCTCTAGGGGGCTGGGAGTCAGGCAGAGATGGGGGATCCACAGGGCTCCAGGGCTGTGAGGCTGGTGGATGGTGGGTGGGGTGGTCATGGCAGAGGGAGATGTTGGGTCTCAGCCTTGGAGAGGCTCAGCCGTGTGAAATGGAGAGAAGTGCCCCCCTCACCCCCAATCCTGATCCCCAGGAGGCTCAGAGGATCGACTCTCTGCAACAGAGTCAGGCCAGTGGAAGGGTAAGAGATGGTCTCTGTGGGGAGGTGGTGGGTGGGCCCATGGGGGCGAGGGCTGTGTTAAGACATCAGGAGACTCTGACATGGATGTACTtgccttttctgggcctcagtttttccaaGTGTAAAGGAGAGAAGTGTGACCTAGAGCTTAGACTCCCTGTCAGTTCTGGCTATGGGTCTGACCTCCTTGGAGAGGCAGCCTAACAGGGAAGCCCACCAGCATGTGATTTTATGGGGGCCTGTCCCTTCAGCAGCAGTGATGGTGACATTTTACAGGGGAGGGAGGACCTGGACAAGGGTCCTCGGTGTTCAGGTCCTTTCCCTTCAGCTCAGGGTGCTCAGCTGGAGTGGAAAGAGCAAGGGAGGAAGTCAGCTCCACGGGTTCAGTTTCCAGTTTGGCAGCTCCcgccctggggccctgggcagcTCATTTCTGTTCTTTGAGGCTCAGTTCTTCCTGTTTAAAGCTCCCATCCTGCTCACAGGCCTGTGATGACATTAGGCTAAATGAGGGGCCCAGGCATTACAGAGCTCGGGAACGGTAGAGCTCCCATCCCAGCCCAGACCTTCCCAGGGGCTTCACGGCCCTGCACAGTGGGGGACAGATCCCTGGAGAGATGCAAAGTCCACCTCATGCAGCCCACCCTCCCCCAGATCCTTGGCGTGTGGGGGACGGGGAGGTGATGAGGAAGGATGCTCAGCTCCATATGATACATTGGGACAGGCCTTGTCTACAGATGAAGAGCCTGGGAACAAGAAGCTggtggccaccagggggcagctGATGAGAACACAGGGAACTCACAGCTTTGGGTttgagtctcagctctgccacttcagGCTGGGTGACCTAGGCACATGatttgcctctctgtgcctcagtttccttctctgggaaATGGGCGGGTGGGGATGGCAGTCATATGTTGTGAGATTGTTGTGAGTGGGAGGAGACGAATGGAGAGACCCCagcacatgcctggcacatattaggtgctCCAATAAATGGCATCAGTGGCTCAATCATGACATCACAGGTGTCCAAGGTCTCAAACCGTACCAGAATGTTCTGATCGGGATCTCTGTGGCCTTCGTCCTGCTGCTCTTCCTCTTCGTTCTCCTCCTCATCCGACATCGACAACAGGGCAAATGCAGGACATCAGGTGAGTAGGGAACAAGGGAACCCGGGTCACAGGAGGAGGTGGGCTTAGGGCTCCAGCCAGAGGGAAACCAAAGATTGGAAGCCCAGCCTAGAAAGACTTTTCCAGAATCTCAAATcagaaaatccaaaacaaaacacTTCATTTCAGCACAGGTATACACATTAAGGTATTGTCATCTTTTCAATCTCATGAAATATtgaaacatacacacaaacctctgttaagttttccttcttttctcccaaaTCACATGTGGAAGGTGAGTGGTCATAACCTCCCAGGGCTGAGACTCTGTCCGTCTTGAGCCAGCCCAGAGACAGGCTGATCTCCAACTTCCTGCAGGGGCTGCAGACCCACCTCCCAAGGACAGAGGCCTGTACATCCGGTCATTCTCGCCACAAAGACCCCAGACTCCCACCTCGCCCTTGGCCCCATGTCTGTCTCTAACACTCCCGTCTCCTCCCCAAGCTCCAGCCCAGCTGCTGATGCCCAGGAAGAGACCCTCTGTGAGAAGAAGAGGAGGTGCTGccctgggggtgggcacagagattTCAGTAGGCCCCGGGGGAATAtgcttgggggggggggcgtggtcCCAAGATGTGGGATGAGTAGGACTGAAATTCCCTCTGAGTGACTCGGGCCATCTCCTCACCCCTGGACCTCAGTAGCCCACCCGGGAGCAGAGTGACCTTCAGCCCTGAGAGACCTCAGGGAATCCTGACAAGAGACACACCCCCTGTTCTGCCCCAGCAGAT comes from Equus asinus isolate D_3611 breed Donkey chromosome 26, EquAss-T2T_v2, whole genome shotgun sequence and encodes:
- the LOC106840903 gene encoding leukocyte immunoglobulin-like receptor subfamily B member 5 isoform X24; translated protein: MSPKLTFLLCLGLSVGLRTSGQAGIYRKPSLSALPSPVVTSGGFVTLQCISWQGFDRFILTKEGEHRPSWTLDSQRRHNGQFQALFPVGPVTPSYRWTFRCCGCYRYIHQQCSEPSDPVELLVPGVSGKPSLLSQQGSIMTFGRNLTLQCLSDVGYDRFALSKEGGHNLPQRLSERPQTGRSQADFLLGRVSLSHGGRYRCYGGHKFSSKWSTPSDPLDILVAGVLPDTPSLSVQPGPTVAVGENMTLLCQTRSQRDILFLSKEGTMVSPLRLRSKYQAQQYQAQFSMSPVTSAHGGTYRCYSSFSTSPYELSHPSDALELVVSGPSGDPTSPPTWPNLTSGGSEDRLSATESGQWKGVQGLKPYQNVLIGISVAFVLLLFLFVLLLIRHRQQGKCRTSAPAQLLMPRKRPSVRRRGDATVKNTQPEEGVELHPQCGQLTGGSQP
- the LOC106840903 gene encoding leukocyte immunoglobulin-like receptor subfamily B member 5 isoform X31, yielding MSPKLTFLLCLGLSVGLRTSGQAGIYRKPSLSALPSPVVTSGGFVTLQCISWQGFDRFILTKEGEHRPSWTLDSQRRHNGQFQALFPVGPVTPSYRWTFRCCGCYRYIHQQCSEPSDPVELLVPGVSGKPSLLSQQGSIMTFGRNLTLQCLSDVGYDRFALSKEGGHNLPQRLSERPQTGRSQADFLLGRVSLSHGGRYRCYGGHKFSSKWSTPSDPLDILVAGVLPDTPSLSVQPGPTVAVGENMTLLCQTRSQRDILFLSKEGTMVSPLRLRSKYQAQQYQAQFSMSPVTSAHGGTYRCYSSFSTSPYELSHPSDALELVVSGPSGDPTSPPTWPNLTSGGSEDRLSATESGQWKGVQGLKPYQNVLIGISVAFVLLLFLFVLLLIRHRQQGKCRTSDATVKNTQPEEGVELHPQCGQLTGGSQP
- the LOC106840903 gene encoding leukocyte immunoglobulin-like receptor subfamily B member 5 isoform X26, whose product is MSPKLTFLLCLGLSVGLRTSGQAGIYRKPSLSALPSPVVTSGGFVTLQCISWQGFDRFILTKEGEHRPSWTLDSQRRHNGQFQALFPVGPVTPSYRWTFRCCGCYRYIHQQCSEPSDPVELLVPGVSGKPSLLSQQGSIMTFGRNLTLQCLSDVGYDRFALSKEGGHNLPQRLSERPQTGRSQADFLLGRVSLSHGGRYRCYGGHKFSSKWSTPSDPLDILVAGVLPDTPSLSVQPGPTVAVGENMTLLCQTRSQRDILFLSKEGTMVSPLRLRSKYQAQQYQAQFSMSPVTSAHGGTYRCYSSFSTSPYELSHPSDALELVVSGPSGDPTSPPTWPNLTSGGSEDRLSATESGQWKGVQGLKPYQNVLIGISVAFVLLLFLFVLLLIRHRQQGKCRTSAPAQLLMPRKRPSVRRRGGAALGVGTEISQMPP
- the LOC106840903 gene encoding leukocyte immunoglobulin-like receptor subfamily B member 3 isoform X36 is translated as MSPKLTFLLCLGLSVGLRTSGQAGIYRKPSLSALPSPVVTSGGFVTLQCISWQGFDRFILTKEGEHRPSWTLDSQRRHNGQFQALFPVGPVTPSYRWTFRCCGCYRYIHQQCSEPSDPVELLVPGVSGKPSLLSQQGSIMTFGRNLTLQCLSDVGYDRFALSKEGGHNLPQRLSERPQTGRSQADFLLGRVSLSHGGRYRCYGGHKFSSKWSTPSDPLDILVAGVLPDTPSLSVQPGPTVAVGENMTLLCQTRSQRDILFLSKEGTMVSPLRLRSKYQAQQYQAQFSMSPVTSAHGGTYRCYSSFSTSPYELSHPSDALELVVSGPSGDPTSPPTWPNLTSGVQGLKPYQNVLIGISVAFVLLLFLFVLLLIRHRQQGKCRTSAPAQLLMPRKRPSVRRRGGAALGMPP
- the LOC106840903 gene encoding leukocyte immunoglobulin-like receptor subfamily B member 5 isoform X40, with the protein product MTFGRNLTLQCLSDVGYDRFALSKEGGHNLPQRLSERPQTGRSQADFLLGRVSLSHGGRYRCYGGHKFSSKWSTPSDPLDILVAGVLPDTPSLSVQPGPTVAVGENMTLLCQTRSQRDILFLSKEGTMVSPLRLRSKYQAQQYQAQFSMSPVTSAHGGTYRCYSSFSTSPYELSHPSDALELVVSGPSGDPTSPPTWPNLTSGGSEDRLSATESGQWKGVQGLKPYQNVLIGISVAFVLLLFLFVLLLIRHRQQGKCRTSGAADPPPKDRGLYIRSFSPQRPQTPTSPLAPCLSLTLPSPPQAPAQLLMPRKRPSVRRRGADATVKNTQPEEGVELHPQAAASDAPQDVIYAQLNHLTLGRKTTPPSSQSEEPPAEPSVYSALAIH
- the LOC106840903 gene encoding leukocyte immunoglobulin-like receptor subfamily B member 5 isoform X30, encoding MSPKLTFLLCLGLSVGLRTSGQAGIYRKPSLSALPSPVVTSGGFVTLQCISWQGFDRFILTKEGEHRPSWTLDSQRRHNGQFQALFPVGPVTPSYRWTFRCCGCYRYIHQQCSEPSDPVELLVPGVSGKPSLLSQQGSIMTFGRNLTLQCLSDVGYDRFALSKEGGHNLPQRLSERPQTGRSQADFLLGRVSLSHGGRYRCYGGHKFSSKWSTPSDPLDILVAGVLPDTPSLSVQPGPTVAVGENMTLLCQTRSQRDILFLSKEGTMVSPLRLRSKYQAQQYQAQFSMSPVTSAHGGTYRCYSSFSTSPYELSHPSDALELVVSGPSGDPTSPPTWPNLTSGGSEDRLSATESGQWKGVQGLKPYQNVLIGISVAFVLLLFLFVLLLIRHRQQGKCRTSADATVKNTQPEEGVELHPQCGQLTGGSQP
- the LOC106840903 gene encoding leukocyte immunoglobulin-like receptor subfamily B member 5 isoform X16; protein product: MSPKLTFLLCLGLSVGLRTSGQAGIYRKPSLSALPSPVVTSGGFVTLQCISWQGFDRFILTKEGEHRPSWTLDSQRRHNGQFQALFPVGPVTPSYRWTFRCCGCYRYIHQQCSEPSDPVELLVPGVSGKPSLLSQQGSIMTFGRNLTLQCLSDVGYDRFALSKEGGHNLPQRLSERPQTGRSQADFLLGRVSLSHGGRYRCYGGHKFSSKWSTPSDPLDILVAGVLPDTPSLSVQPGPTVAVGENMTLLCQTRSQRDILFLSKEGTMVSPLRLRSKYQAQQYQAQFSMSPVTSAHGGTYRCYSSFSTSPYELSHPSDALELVVSGPSGDPTSPPTWPNLTSGVQGLKPYQNVLIGISVAFVLLLFLFVLLLIRHRQQGKCRTSAPAQLLMPRKRPSVRRRGADATVKNTQPEEGVELHPQAAASDAPQDVIYAQLNHLTLGRKTTPPSSQSEEPPAEPSVYSALAIH